A window of the Streptomyces albireticuli genome harbors these coding sequences:
- a CDS encoding IucA/IucC family protein has protein sequence MSLTGTDVVEGELLQRVLSTLLREDVYGLRGGARPEARPDGDWLRIRAGEETLLLPVGPEGFQCEIAARSPVVETADGTLTGLRPVLARLRAAAPDEDRAGYDAFLAECDEALATIRLQGEVREDVLARLAGAHGPRTAHWTGLRHSVAYDTLAAFRDHPVYPTGRSRAGLTEPELRAYAPEFHPTFALRWLVLPRAAVQGDPGRLPRWWPTPAFLGLPALDATHLALPVHPLTAAGPLAAALRTGGPTRSAHLAERPWLDVVPTLSTRTVAVTADPATHLKLPLATATLGLRNRRTIKPGTLPDGEAGQRLLEEVVTREPRFVGAVLLADERTHLQAGHELLAALVRRYPPGLRGAHVVPVAALLARAPGGALVAEELADLYYGGSLTALLDAYLTLLLDWHTTLFGYGIALESHQQNTSLVLDRSAGGTRLRLLFKDNDGPRVHTARLTARLGGAAGGLLGFDDRRILVAGDAPVADVFATIAVHLCAGALAFELGRLGLAPLPDLLALLRTRLAEAVARLADTAPGAATVLRLRVLDADRLPVKAMITAGTLLTKERSGATDINKHYVDGPNYLRDAAR, from the coding sequence ATGAGCCTGACCGGTACGGACGTGGTGGAAGGCGAGCTGCTCCAGCGCGTCCTCAGCACCCTGCTCCGCGAGGACGTCTACGGCCTGCGCGGCGGCGCGCGCCCCGAGGCGCGCCCCGACGGCGACTGGCTGCGGATCAGGGCCGGCGAGGAGACCCTGCTGCTGCCCGTCGGCCCCGAGGGCTTCCAGTGCGAGATCGCCGCCCGCAGCCCGGTGGTGGAGACCGCCGACGGCACCCTCACCGGGCTGCGGCCCGTCCTCGCCCGGTTGCGCGCCGCGGCACCCGACGAGGACCGGGCGGGCTACGACGCCTTCCTCGCCGAGTGCGACGAGGCCCTCGCCACCATCCGGTTGCAGGGCGAGGTCCGCGAGGACGTCCTCGCCCGGCTCGCCGGAGCCCACGGCCCCCGCACCGCGCACTGGACCGGACTACGCCATTCCGTCGCCTACGACACCCTCGCCGCCTTCCGCGACCACCCCGTCTACCCCACCGGCCGGTCCCGCGCGGGCCTCACCGAGCCCGAATTACGGGCCTACGCGCCCGAGTTCCACCCCACCTTCGCCCTGCGCTGGCTCGTCCTCCCGCGCGCCGCCGTCCAGGGCGACCCGGGCCGGCTGCCCCGCTGGTGGCCCACCCCCGCCTTCCTCGGCCTGCCCGCCCTCGACGCCACCCACCTCGCCCTGCCCGTCCACCCCCTCACGGCCGCGGGCCCCCTCGCCGCGGCCCTCCGCACGGGCGGCCCGACCCGCTCCGCGCACCTCGCCGAGCGGCCCTGGCTGGACGTGGTGCCCACGCTCTCCACCCGCACCGTCGCCGTGACCGCCGACCCGGCCACCCACCTCAAACTGCCGCTCGCCACCGCCACCCTGGGGCTGCGCAACCGCCGCACCATCAAGCCCGGCACCCTCCCCGACGGCGAGGCGGGCCAGCGCCTCCTCGAAGAGGTCGTCACCCGCGAGCCGCGCTTCGTCGGCGCCGTCCTCCTCGCCGACGAACGCACCCACCTCCAGGCCGGCCACGAACTCCTCGCCGCCCTCGTCCGCCGCTACCCGCCCGGCCTCCGGGGCGCCCACGTCGTGCCCGTCGCCGCGCTGCTCGCCCGCGCGCCGGGCGGCGCCCTCGTCGCCGAGGAGCTCGCCGACCTCTACTACGGCGGCTCGCTCACCGCCCTCCTCGACGCCTACCTCACCCTCCTCCTCGACTGGCACACCACCCTCTTCGGCTACGGCATCGCCCTGGAGTCCCACCAGCAGAACACCTCCCTCGTCCTCGACCGGAGCGCCGGCGGCACCCGGCTGCGCCTGCTGTTCAAGGACAACGACGGCCCCCGCGTGCACACCGCCCGGCTCACCGCCCGGCTCGGCGGAGCCGCCGGGGGCCTCCTCGGCTTCGACGACCGGCGGATCCTCGTCGCCGGGGACGCCCCCGTGGCCGACGTCTTCGCGACCATCGCCGTCCACCTGTGCGCCGGCGCCCTCGCCTTCGAGCTCGGCCGCCTCGGCCTCGCCCCGCTCCCGGACCTCCTCGCCCTGCTCCGCACCCGGCTGGCCGAGGCCGTCGCCCGCCTCGCGGACACCGCGCCCGGCGCCGCCACCGTCCTGCGCCTGCGGGTCCTGGACGCCGACCGGCTGCCGGTCAAGGCCATGATCACCGCCGGCACCCTGCTCACCAAGGAGCGCTCCGGCGCCACCGACATCAACAAGCACTACGTCGACGGCCCCAACTACCTCCGGGACGCGGCCCGGTGA
- a CDS encoding IucA/IucC family protein: protein MSSAPTALAGVASADHVVAHTLLNCLLREVSGPEHQTAVTDGHLLLRLPHCGVLLRAGLRRVSLVGAHRFTGPVAERRGETWTELGWRALATHIHRELELRTGVRNDEFLAQVAASHAGVRAALAAACPPGTGDAYMDSEQSLLFGHRFHPTPKARSGAPADWSRYAPEARARFRLRHLAVRRRLIREETAAEGALAPLDRQRPVPEGYGLLPVHPWQYAMLAGHPVLRAALGRGDVLDLGPGGEAFEPTASVRTLYDGRDFLKFSLNIRITNCLRKNAEYELAGAVALTRLLEPVATGLAARFPGADLLREPAYRTLDLGSRDLAEGFGVIVREGLAARLAPGLTGLLAAAVADEYPTGGAHLGHLLRGAGPERALAWWNAYLRLLVPPVLAAYFDHGVVLEPHLQNVIVGVAADGTPRQVLFRDLEGTKLLAGHHAAALAALPAAVARPLTYGRERGWDRVVYCLLVNHVAEMLAALADRHPHLEPQLWCAVRRVLAARAAAHGNPAPLRALVAGAPLPAKANLLTRWERKSDRDAGYVRIASPLMSDLLATLTTTTLPTTTTADRAEPWSATP, encoded by the coding sequence ATGTCCTCCGCACCCACCGCCCTCGCCGGGGTGGCCTCCGCCGACCACGTGGTCGCCCACACGCTCCTCAACTGCCTGCTCCGCGAGGTCTCCGGCCCCGAGCACCAGACCGCCGTCACCGACGGGCATCTGCTGCTGCGCCTGCCCCACTGCGGCGTCCTGCTCCGGGCCGGACTGCGGCGCGTCTCCCTCGTCGGCGCCCACCGCTTCACCGGACCCGTCGCCGAACGGCGCGGCGAGACCTGGACCGAGCTCGGCTGGCGGGCCCTCGCCACGCACATCCACCGCGAGCTGGAGCTGCGCACCGGCGTCCGCAACGACGAGTTCCTGGCCCAGGTGGCCGCCAGCCACGCCGGCGTACGGGCCGCCCTCGCCGCCGCCTGCCCGCCCGGCACCGGCGACGCCTACATGGACTCCGAGCAGTCCCTGCTCTTCGGCCACCGCTTCCACCCCACCCCCAAGGCCCGCTCCGGCGCCCCGGCCGACTGGAGCCGCTACGCCCCCGAGGCCCGCGCCCGCTTCCGCCTGCGCCACCTGGCCGTCCGCCGCCGGCTGATCCGCGAGGAGACCGCGGCCGAGGGCGCCCTCGCCCCGCTCGACCGGCAGCGCCCCGTCCCCGAGGGCTACGGCCTGCTGCCCGTGCACCCCTGGCAGTACGCCATGCTCGCCGGCCATCCCGTCCTGCGCGCCGCCCTCGGCCGCGGCGACGTCCTCGACCTGGGCCCCGGCGGGGAGGCGTTCGAGCCCACCGCCTCCGTGCGGACCCTCTACGACGGCCGGGACTTCCTGAAGTTCAGCCTCAACATCCGCATCACCAACTGCCTGCGCAAGAACGCCGAGTACGAGCTGGCCGGCGCCGTCGCCCTCACCCGTCTCCTGGAGCCCGTCGCCACCGGCCTCGCCGCCCGCTTCCCCGGCGCCGACCTGCTGCGCGAACCCGCCTACCGCACCCTCGACCTCGGCAGCCGGGACCTCGCCGAGGGCTTCGGCGTCATCGTCCGCGAAGGGCTCGCCGCCCGCCTCGCCCCCGGCCTCACCGGGCTCCTCGCCGCCGCCGTCGCCGACGAGTACCCCACCGGCGGCGCCCACCTCGGCCACCTCCTGCGCGGCGCCGGCCCCGAGCGGGCCCTCGCCTGGTGGAACGCGTACCTGAGACTGCTCGTCCCCCCGGTCCTCGCCGCCTACTTCGACCACGGCGTCGTCCTCGAACCCCACCTCCAGAACGTGATCGTCGGCGTCGCCGCCGACGGCACCCCCCGGCAGGTCCTCTTCCGCGACCTGGAGGGCACCAAGCTGCTCGCCGGCCACCACGCGGCCGCCCTCGCGGCCCTCCCCGCCGCCGTCGCCCGGCCCCTGACCTACGGCCGCGAGCGCGGCTGGGACCGCGTCGTGTACTGCCTGCTCGTCAACCACGTCGCCGAGATGCTCGCCGCCCTCGCCGACCGCCACCCCCACCTCGAACCCCAACTGTGGTGCGCCGTCCGCCGCGTCCTCGCCGCGCGCGCCGCCGCGCACGGCAACCCGGCGCCGCTGCGCGCCCTGGTCGCCGGGGCGCCCCTGCCCGCCAAGGCCAATCTGCTCACCCGCTGGGAGCGCAAGTCCGACCGCGACGCCGGCTACGTCCGCATCGCCTCCCCCCTGATGTCGGACCTGCTGGCCACGCTCACCACCACGACCCTCCCCACCACCACCACCGCCGACCGCGCCGAGCCCTGGAGCGCCACGCCGTGA
- a CDS encoding type III PLP-dependent enzyme, translating to MITPRVAGHARRLPPADLPAYVHDLAALGAYAREVRAALPERVELYYAAKANPAPGVLTALAPHVTGYEVSSGGELAHVRAAVPGAPLAFGGPGKAEEELRLALSLGTERFHVESVSELRLLAALAGERPGGAPVDVLLRVNLPAGDGELDGAVLAMGGRPGPFGLDPRDAEACPPLLRGGPLRLRGVHAHLASGLDAPAQLAVADRVVRWARDFAGRHGLPLDEVNTGGGMAVDYARPDTRFDWAAYGAGLAALTAAHPGLTLRVEPGRSLTAHCGWYVTEVLDLKHSHGEAFAVLRGGTHHLRTPAAKGHDQPFTVLPAEEWDRPWPRPAALAEPVTLTGQLCTPKDVLARRVPVGRLRAGDRIAFGMAGAYAWNISHHDFLMHPNPTFHFLS from the coding sequence GTGATCACCCCCCGCGTCGCCGGCCACGCCCGGCGGCTGCCCCCGGCCGACCTGCCCGCCTACGTCCACGACCTCGCCGCCCTGGGCGCGTACGCGCGCGAGGTCCGCGCCGCCCTCCCGGAGCGCGTCGAGCTGTACTACGCCGCCAAGGCCAACCCCGCCCCCGGCGTCCTCACCGCCCTCGCCCCCCACGTCACCGGCTACGAGGTCTCCTCCGGTGGCGAACTCGCCCATGTGCGGGCGGCCGTGCCCGGCGCGCCGCTCGCCTTCGGCGGCCCCGGCAAGGCCGAGGAGGAGCTCCGCCTCGCCCTCTCCCTCGGCACCGAGCGCTTCCACGTGGAGAGCGTGAGCGAGCTGCGCCTCCTCGCCGCCCTCGCCGGGGAACGGCCCGGCGGCGCGCCCGTGGACGTCCTGCTGCGGGTCAACCTCCCGGCCGGCGACGGCGAACTGGACGGCGCCGTGCTGGCCATGGGCGGCCGGCCCGGCCCCTTCGGCCTGGACCCGCGCGACGCCGAGGCCTGCCCGCCCCTGCTGCGCGGCGGCCCGCTGCGGCTGCGCGGCGTCCACGCCCACCTGGCCAGCGGCCTCGACGCCCCGGCCCAGCTCGCCGTCGCGGACCGGGTCGTCCGCTGGGCCCGCGACTTCGCCGGCCGGCACGGCCTGCCCCTGGACGAGGTGAACACCGGCGGCGGCATGGCCGTCGACTACGCCCGCCCGGACACCCGCTTCGACTGGGCGGCCTACGGCGCGGGCCTCGCCGCCCTCACGGCCGCCCACCCGGGCCTCACCCTGCGCGTCGAGCCCGGCCGGTCGCTGACCGCCCACTGCGGCTGGTACGTCACGGAGGTCCTCGACCTCAAGCACAGCCACGGCGAGGCCTTCGCGGTCCTCCGCGGCGGCACCCACCACCTGCGCACCCCCGCCGCCAAGGGGCACGACCAGCCGTTCACCGTGCTGCCCGCCGAGGAGTGGGACCGCCCCTGGCCGCGCCCGGCGGCCCTGGCCGAGCCGGTGACCCTGACCGGCCAGCTGTGCACGCCCAAGGACGTCCTCGCGCGCCGGGTCCCGGTCGGGCGGCTGCGGGCGGGGGACCGGATCGCCTTCGGGATGGCCGGGGCGTACGCCTGGAACATCTCCCACCACGACTTCCTCATGCACCCGAATCCGACCTTCCATTTCCTCTCCTGA
- the asnB gene encoding asparagine synthase (glutamine-hydrolyzing) — protein sequence MCGITGWIAYDQDLTTARDTLDAMTRTMACRGPDASGTWLDTHAALGHRRLAVIDIEGGAQPMRVEHDGRTLLATTYSGEVYNYRELRAELESRGHTFRTSSDTEVVLHAHLEWGEDATERLNGMYAFALWDPRTEELLLVRDRMGIKPLYYHPTPDGVLFGSEPKAILAHPAVRPTVDAEGLAELVAFTKTPGHAVYKGMYELPPGHTLRVRRQGLTLRRYWALEAREHTDDLRTTVHRIRELLDDIVTRQLIADVPLCTLLSGGLDSSAITALAAKGLADAGHGPVRSFSVDFTGYTEHFTPDTLRSTPDGPYAHTLAGHVHADHSDIVLDTAALMDPAHRAAVLTARDVPLGLGDGDTSLYLLFKAVREQSTVALSGESADEIFGGYRWFHTPESVHAGTFPWLAPGGIDHFSGRGEGRAALLDGDLLTKLDVPGYQEARYREALAEVPRLPGETGLERRMREIGHLHLTRFVQYLLDRKDRASMAVGLEVRVPFCDHRLVEYVFNTPWAMKTFDGREKSLLRAATRDLLPPEIADRLKSPYPSTQDPRYNAALRTELGRLLADPDAPARPLLDTATATASLAEGGGSRYRTATELALGLDTWLRRYGVTLEL from the coding sequence ATGTGCGGGATCACCGGATGGATCGCCTACGACCAGGACCTCACCACCGCCCGGGACACCCTCGACGCCATGACCCGGACCATGGCCTGCCGGGGCCCGGACGCCTCCGGCACCTGGCTCGACACCCACGCCGCCCTCGGCCACCGCAGGCTCGCCGTCATCGACATCGAGGGCGGCGCCCAGCCCATGCGCGTCGAGCACGACGGACGCACCCTCCTCGCCACCACCTACAGCGGCGAGGTCTACAACTACCGCGAGCTGCGGGCCGAACTGGAGAGCCGCGGCCACACCTTCCGCACCAGCAGCGACACCGAGGTCGTCCTCCACGCCCACCTCGAATGGGGCGAGGACGCCACCGAACGCCTCAACGGCATGTACGCCTTCGCCTTGTGGGACCCGCGCACCGAGGAACTCCTCCTCGTCCGCGACCGCATGGGCATCAAGCCGCTCTACTACCACCCGACCCCCGACGGCGTCCTCTTCGGCTCCGAGCCCAAGGCGATCCTCGCCCACCCCGCCGTCCGCCCCACCGTCGACGCCGAGGGCCTCGCCGAGCTCGTCGCCTTCACCAAGACCCCCGGCCACGCCGTCTACAAGGGCATGTACGAACTCCCGCCCGGCCACACCCTCCGGGTGCGCCGACAGGGACTCACCCTCCGCCGCTACTGGGCCCTGGAGGCCCGTGAGCACACCGACGACCTGCGCACCACCGTCCACCGCATACGTGAGCTGCTCGACGACATCGTCACCCGCCAGCTCATCGCCGACGTCCCCCTGTGCACCCTGCTCTCCGGCGGCCTCGACTCCTCCGCCATCACCGCGCTCGCCGCCAAGGGGCTCGCCGACGCGGGCCACGGCCCCGTCCGCTCGTTCTCGGTCGACTTCACCGGCTACACCGAGCACTTCACCCCCGACACCCTGCGCTCCACCCCCGACGGCCCCTACGCCCACACCCTCGCCGGGCACGTCCACGCCGACCACTCCGACATCGTCCTCGACACCGCCGCCCTGATGGACCCCGCCCACCGCGCCGCCGTCCTGACCGCCCGCGACGTGCCCCTCGGCCTCGGCGACGGCGACACCTCCCTCTACCTCCTCTTCAAGGCCGTCCGCGAACAGTCCACCGTCGCCCTCTCCGGGGAGTCCGCCGACGAGATCTTCGGCGGCTACCGGTGGTTCCACACCCCCGAGAGCGTCCACGCGGGCACCTTCCCCTGGCTCGCCCCCGGCGGCATCGACCACTTCTCGGGCCGGGGCGAGGGCCGCGCCGCCCTCCTCGACGGCGACCTCCTCACCAAGCTCGACGTGCCCGGCTATCAGGAGGCCCGCTACCGCGAGGCCCTCGCCGAAGTGCCCCGCCTGCCCGGCGAGACCGGCCTGGAACGGCGCATGCGGGAGATCGGCCACCTGCACCTCACCCGCTTCGTGCAGTACCTCCTCGACCGCAAGGACCGGGCGAGCATGGCCGTCGGCCTGGAGGTCCGGGTGCCCTTCTGCGACCACCGGCTGGTCGAGTACGTCTTCAACACCCCCTGGGCCATGAAGACCTTCGACGGCCGCGAGAAGTCCCTGCTGCGCGCCGCGACCCGCGACCTCCTCCCGCCCGAGATCGCCGACCGGCTCAAGAGCCCCTACCCCAGCACCCAGGACCCCCGCTACAACGCCGCCCTGCGCACCGAACTCGGCCGGCTCCTCGCCGACCCCGACGCGCCCGCCCGCCCCCTCCTCGACACCGCGACCGCCACCGCCTCGCTCGCCGAGGGCGGCGGGAGCCGCTACCGCACCGCGACCGAGCTCGCCCTCGGCCTCGACACCTGGCTGCGCCGCTACGGCGTCACGCTGGAGCTGTGA
- a CDS encoding GntR family transcriptional regulator → MALQMTVDPDAAEPPYEQIRARIAERARTGALPVGYKLPTVRGFAEELGLAANTVAKAYRALEADGVIETRGRNGTFVAAPGDTAAREAAAAAATYAQRAHRLGLDRTAALAAAEEALRAAYGETP, encoded by the coding sequence GTGGCCTTGCAGATGACCGTCGACCCCGACGCGGCCGAACCCCCCTACGAGCAGATCCGCGCCCGGATCGCCGAACGGGCGCGCACCGGCGCCCTCCCCGTGGGCTACAAGCTCCCGACCGTACGCGGCTTCGCCGAGGAACTGGGCCTCGCCGCCAACACCGTCGCCAAGGCCTACCGCGCCCTGGAGGCCGACGGCGTCATCGAGACCCGGGGCCGCAACGGCACGTTCGTCGCGGCCCCGGGCGACACGGCCGCCCGCGAGGCGGCCGCCGCGGCCGCGACGTACGCGCAGCGCGCCCACCGCCTGGGCCTGGACCGCACGGCGGCCCTGGCGGCGGCGGAGGAGGCACTGCGTGCGGCGTACGGGGAGACGCCGTGA
- a CDS encoding DUF5925 domain-containing protein has product MCAERRPEARRQTLPTEADPTPAERSLPIRLNVDDSDSPSDVIDALFLGRFATGEQPYAHSHSVDRVRSGATLLPPAATVVRSARDDDRSATLAEGEGWTLLVSRWNRGADVSVTATGDELAKSVLAQAVEGAEDEPEPQPENVTMGFWYVSPRRGPHRTTRQISAGTWEEVRANYTAPVADALDGLMKITPADVAGRLLLLHGPPGTGKTSALRTLARSWREWCQVDCVLDPERLFNDVGYLMDIAIGEDDGTAQGRWRLLLLEDCDELIRGEARHTAGQALSRLLNLTDGLLGQGRNVLVGVTTNEDLERLHPAVVRPGRCLARIEVGPLTRKESVDWLAREAPGKEAGPGREGATLAELFALRRGAGPASVPAQAEGADAGLYL; this is encoded by the coding sequence ATGTGTGCCGAGCGCCGACCCGAAGCCAGGAGGCAGACCCTGCCCACCGAAGCGGACCCCACGCCCGCGGAGCGTTCCCTGCCGATCCGGTTGAACGTGGACGACAGCGACTCGCCGTCCGATGTCATCGACGCGCTCTTCCTGGGCCGGTTCGCCACCGGCGAGCAGCCCTACGCGCACAGCCACTCCGTGGACCGGGTGAGATCCGGGGCGACGCTGCTGCCGCCGGCCGCCACCGTGGTGCGCTCCGCGCGGGACGACGACCGCAGCGCGACCCTGGCCGAGGGCGAGGGCTGGACCCTGCTGGTGTCCCGCTGGAACCGCGGCGCGGACGTCTCCGTGACGGCGACCGGCGACGAGCTGGCGAAGTCGGTGCTGGCCCAGGCGGTGGAGGGCGCGGAGGACGAGCCCGAGCCCCAGCCCGAGAACGTCACGATGGGCTTCTGGTACGTCTCGCCGCGGCGCGGCCCGCACCGGACGACGCGCCAGATCTCGGCCGGCACCTGGGAGGAGGTGCGGGCCAACTACACGGCCCCGGTGGCGGACGCGCTGGACGGGCTGATGAAGATCACCCCGGCGGACGTCGCGGGCCGGCTGCTCCTCCTGCACGGCCCGCCGGGCACCGGCAAGACGTCGGCGCTGCGGACGCTGGCCCGCTCGTGGCGGGAGTGGTGCCAGGTGGACTGCGTGCTGGACCCGGAGCGGCTGTTCAACGACGTCGGCTATCTGATGGACATCGCGATCGGCGAGGACGACGGCACCGCGCAGGGCCGCTGGCGGCTGTTGCTGCTGGAGGACTGCGACGAGCTGATCCGCGGCGAGGCCCGGCACACGGCCGGCCAGGCGCTGTCCCGGCTGCTGAACCTCACGGACGGCCTGCTGGGCCAGGGCCGCAACGTCCTCGTCGGCGTCACCACCAACGAGGACCTGGAGCGGCTGCACCCGGCGGTGGTGCGGCCGGGGCGGTGCCTGGCCCGGATCGAGGTCGGGCCGCTGACGCGCAAGGAGTCGGTGGACTGGCTGGCGCGGGAGGCGCCGGGCAAGGAGGCGGGTCCGGGGCGGGAGGGGGCGACGCTCGCGGAGCTCTTCGCGCTGCGGCGGGGGGCGGGGCCGGCGTCCGTGCCGGCGCAGGCCGAGGGGGCGGACGCGGGTCTGTATCTGTGA
- a CDS encoding xylan 1,4-beta-xylosidase: MGRHRVGRVIARAGRWRIIALSGAGLVALALLVTMLAGGFPGLGPGGTDGRGGSRVPATLGWGFTHTQYSADHGGDAARRTVAELLSGSPMPQNQHIMGWGADNPEPRPGAYNFRDLDRRVALMRRTGGTPVLTLCCAPDWMKGGGPRTDWSQKSLETAPDRAHYKDFAKLAGVIAKRYPDVRHFIVWNEFKGFFDESRNRWNYEGYTELYNLVYRELKKQNGDNAVGGPYMSLDSNSPGEGSNASSVRGPWGSVDQRAVDALSYWNDHKEGADFVAVDGSSYTRDGNRLLPDEFGATQKFADTTAWLRKATGLPVWWSEWYVEPGDANDDRKGWTEEHRTAVQATAMMQLAGAGVATAFYWNPQETTADCPGCLWRSTELKDGGTGLPMLGLLARFAKAFPPTTALRTPELAGPGRSEVRALASEDTALVVNTQDRPVTVTVDGRGVDLGPYEVRWLG, translated from the coding sequence ATGGGACGTCATCGCGTGGGACGGGTGATCGCCAGGGCGGGGCGGTGGCGGATCATCGCCCTGTCCGGCGCCGGCCTGGTCGCCCTGGCACTGCTGGTCACGATGCTCGCCGGCGGCTTCCCGGGGCTCGGCCCCGGCGGCACGGACGGGCGCGGCGGCAGCAGAGTCCCCGCCACCCTCGGCTGGGGCTTCACCCACACCCAGTACAGCGCCGACCACGGCGGCGACGCCGCCCGCCGCACCGTCGCCGAGCTGCTCTCCGGCAGCCCCATGCCGCAGAACCAGCACATCATGGGCTGGGGCGCGGACAACCCCGAGCCCAGGCCGGGCGCCTACAACTTCCGCGACCTCGACCGCCGCGTCGCCCTGATGCGCCGCACCGGCGGGACCCCCGTGCTCACCCTCTGCTGCGCCCCCGACTGGATGAAGGGCGGCGGTCCCCGCACCGACTGGTCCCAGAAGTCCCTGGAGACGGCGCCCGACCGGGCGCACTACAAGGACTTCGCCAAGCTCGCCGGAGTGATCGCCAAGCGCTATCCGGACGTCCGCCACTTCATCGTCTGGAACGAGTTCAAGGGCTTCTTCGACGAGTCCAGGAACCGCTGGAACTACGAGGGGTACACCGAGCTCTACAACCTCGTCTACCGCGAACTGAAGAAGCAGAACGGCGACAACGCCGTCGGCGGCCCCTATATGAGCCTGGACAGCAATTCCCCCGGCGAGGGCTCCAACGCCTCCTCCGTGCGCGGCCCCTGGGGCTCCGTCGACCAGCGGGCCGTCGACGCCCTCAGCTACTGGAACGACCACAAGGAGGGCGCGGACTTCGTCGCCGTCGACGGCTCCAGCTACACCCGCGACGGCAACCGCCTGCTGCCCGACGAGTTCGGCGCCACCCAGAAGTTCGCCGACACCACCGCCTGGCTGCGCAAGGCCACCGGCCTGCCCGTCTGGTGGTCCGAGTGGTACGTCGAGCCGGGCGACGCGAACGACGACCGCAAGGGCTGGACGGAGGAGCACCGCACCGCCGTCCAGGCCACGGCCATGATGCAGCTGGCGGGCGCGGGCGTCGCCACCGCGTTCTACTGGAACCCCCAGGAGACCACCGCCGACTGCCCCGGCTGCCTGTGGCGCAGCACCGAGCTGAAGGACGGCGGCACGGGCCTGCCGATGCTCGGCCTGCTGGCCCGCTTCGCGAAGGCCTTCCCGCCCACGACGGCCCTCCGCACCCCCGAGCTCGCGGGCCCCGGCCGCTCCGAGGTGCGGGCCCTGGCCTCCGAGGACACCGCCCTGGTCGTCAACACCCAGGACCGCCCCGTCACCGTCACGGTGGACGGCCGGGGCGTCGACCTGGGGCCCTACGAGGTCCGCTGGCTGGGCTGA